gattacctCCGTATTGAAGCAATAGTTAGaaactttaaatattaagTCAAAACACACTTTAAATATGTGTATAGCAACTATCCGAGTATAAGattaatcctaagaaatttataaatgtgaaaataaaatctaatggACATATACTTGTTTCTGgtaatataatagtattatgcATAAATAGAGAATATGTGTTTTAGACAATCAGTTTctgataatttaataaatgcaAAATAGGAACTTATTCTCATGGTTCATATAAGGGAATCCatgtttcaaaaaaatgtttttcaaagtatcattttcatccataaaaaaaaaatcacaaatgaaATCTTTATTTACATGACGATCATTTGGATCCCTCAATGCCAATATAAGAATCGACAAAAAATTTACCTTTCTTTGCAAatcttaacacaattttagatatatatgtCTAGAGACCAAATGCATATTAATACTGAAGTGAGCAAAATAtcttttatcaattaaaatacatCTCTTAAATATAGCTCATCATGTTTAAAAGGaagcatattttatttctttggaAAAATTTACgcaatataaaattttcataaaataaacatgtgaccaataaaaaaattagtgttattcataattttatagaatattgaaaataaaaatcataaggACTGTATATAATAACGGCTATGCAAGAAtcattaattgtatttttactACAATTAGTTTTGAATtcgttatatatatatataccaattttaaattgcagtgccatatatatatacaatcaATGTTAGTACAGAAAATATCcctaaaatctcattttaaaaaactcCTTCCAATATTACAtatctataatttattttttccaaaaatgaaaatgtcccTAAATGTAGCCCTAAAAAACCTTCCAATATTACAtaacatataattttttatttacaaagtTGAAAATATCCCTAAAATCTAGTCATTACCTTCCAAAACATGAACATATCCTTAAAATCTGGCCCAAAAACTCCAacattacattatttaaatacatataattttttattttcacaaattaaaaatatccctAAAATCTAGTCATAAAAAATACCTtccagaaaatgaaaatatttctaaaatctaGCCCTAAAAAACAGCTTCCAAcattatttacatatataaattttacttttttagagaaaatataaactattaaatttggactttattctttatttttattaaatatattacctcctaaatttttgtatagtctccaaatttttatataacaaAGTatccatatttataaaaaaaatatatatacatttaatgGGGCCACTTTTGTCAAAGATTTAGGCTAGAAACCACGTGTCTATTTGCCAGCTGTAAAACCCGACCCGCTGCATTAATTGAAATTCCAATCCATAgcccctttctctctctatatataccGCCTCTTCCTTCTCTATTTCTCTATATTTCTCATATTGCCTTCGACtcggagagagagagatcggAACCATCGTGCATTAACCCAGGGCACAGAAATTCGagatttttcaattgtttacCTATCCAATTTGGGGAAATTTcgattatatacatataaatacaCAATGATGTCCGACACATTTTGTCCGGACTGCAAGAGGAACACGGAGGTCGTGTGCGATCACGCGGCGGGCGACACCGTCTGCTCCGAGTGCGGCCTCGTGCTGGAAGCCCGCTCGATCGACGAGACGTCGGAGTGGCGGACGTTCGCCGATGATTCCGGCGACCACGACCCCAATCGCGTCGGAGGGCCCGTCAACCCGCTTTTGGGGGACGCCGCGCTCTCCACCGTCATCTCGCGGGCTCCGAATGGCTCCAATGTGGACTCGTCTCTGACGCGCCTGCAGAACCGGGGCGGCGATCCCGACCGGGCTCTGCTCATGGCGTTTAAGGCGATTTCTAGCATGGCTGATAGGTCCGGTCCGCCTCTGGTTGATTTTTCTAGGCTGGTTTGGATGTCGTGGGATTTTTCAAGTGGCTGAAGGTGTTGGAGTTTAGGGTTTTGGTAAAATTGACACGATTTAGGGCTGTGTGGATTCTAATAGTATATCACAATTATGACTCTTAATCTTTGGGGAGAGGTTGTGTTGATTGGATCGACGATTGGAAATCAGAATTGGTGTAAATATTAAGTAAATTGACGGAATTTCAGTGTTTTCATGAGCTTAGGAAGGAGTTTGAATGGTTAGCTAATCGAGACTAAATTGATGGCTCATAATCCTTTTGTAATTGGGGTAGCCAATTTGTGGCTTGATTATGTTTTTCAAGATGCAATTTATGTTGCTGATGTATGATGTTTATCTTGGTTTGTTGTTTATGCTTTATGTGAAAACTACTTGGAAATGTAGCTTACattatgcattttttgttattttcaggTTGAGCCTTGTAACAACCATTAAGGTAtgctatcattttttttaactttggTTTGGTGTTTATTTTGCTTAATGTAGATGTTCAATTTTCTGAGCCATATTGGTTAATGGTAAGTGGTAACCCCATTGTCCGTACTCTCTTTAAGGATCGAGCaagtgaaatatataaaaggttGGAAGATCAGAAGTGTACAAGGGGTAGAAACTTGGAGGCCCTAGTGGGTGCCTGCATTTATATTGCTTGTAGGCAGGAAGGCAAAGCACGCACTGTAAAAGGTGCCCCCTTATATCACGTTGATAACTAGTACAGTACAGTATCATTTAAGTTTGCCCCCTGTTGTATGAAGTCTCCTCTAAATCATGTGAGTATCAACTAGAAATATGCTCAATTGTTGTGGGAGCgacaaagaaagaaattgGCCGGGCTAAAGAATTTATAGTGAAACAGTTGGAGAAGGGTGATTCAATGCATTTGGTAACGATTCGTCCAGGGGATTATCTGGTGAGTTTTTTTCTGGAAACTAAGAAAGTTACTGCAACATGCTGGCTGCTGCTAATGTAGATAGTCATTTGTTGATCTGCTACCTGTCATTTATGAttcttatattaatttcaaatatgttGGTGGTCTCGTCTGCCATACAGAGACGTTTCTGTTCTAATCTTGGCATGAGCAATGAGGAGGTTAAAGCTGTACAAGAAACTGTGCAGAAGGCAGGGAACTTTGATATTAGGTACTACGATATTCTTGCTTCTTTGGAAGTTCTTCCTGACGAGTTTTCATACTATTCTTTTACCTGTCGCTTGGCCTCGTCATCTTATGGCAGCTCTGTTTGAACATAAACCCTCCTTCCCTGCTGCAAATAATAGTTTGTGTGTACAATCAAGTGATTTATGACTACAGATTACGTAAATGTATGAAGAGTTAGTAAGTTTGAAAGTTGgctatatttaaaaaactgGGAACTTAGATAAAATCTACACATGGCTGACTTCTTGAGATGTGGTGATGTATAAAGAAAGTTTATATGTTTGAGAATGTTTGTCTCTCATTTTGCTCACAAGGTTGAAGACAAGTTGGATAGTGTGGAAGGGTCTTGGAAGTTAATTCTTAAGATTCTCCAATTATATCACATAGGTTTGAAATCCTTGCTTCATTCTTCAAAGTGTTCTTCAAAGTGAACCTTTAGCTACTCATATATTGGAGCTTGAAGGAGGAAAGGTAGAAAAGTAGGAACTTCGTTAACTATGTTGATATACATGCTGTTGAGTTGTAGGTTATGTACAACCCAATTGATAGCATGATACATTGTAGTTCATACATAATAACGATTGGTTATAGTATCTTTCTATCGGGTTGAGAAGTTCCGCTGACTTATAGCTAACCTCCACTTGACCTATAATATCGATGTTGTATTGCAGGAGGAGCCCAATATCTATTGCTGCAGCCATCATTTTTATGATAACCCAGATATCCGAAGTCAAGAAACCCCTAAGAGGTAATTCTGTATTTACTCAGATATTTCATATTGGCAACAAGTGTGTATTCCTTGTGATGATGTAAGCACTTGTATACCCTCTTTCCTTCACTAAGACTTGGAAATGGTGTGCTTGCAGATATCTCACTTGCTACTACAGTGGCAGAAGGTACGATCAAGAATGCTTACAAGGATCTCTACCCCCATGCAGCCAAGATCATACCCGAATGGTATTCAAAGGAAAGGGACCTCAAGAATCTTTCCAGCCCTAGATCGTAAATGACAGACTTCTTGGTGTGGAGAAATCGTGGTCGCTTCTTTGAGATGAGAAGAAAACGGGGGGAAAACATAAGATAGAAAACAGGTTATACGGATTCTTCTTAATTTTCCTGCTGTGACATCTGCAAACATCCCATTTTGAGGTTGCTTTGCTGTgtggaatattttttaacatatgTTGATGGAATGATGGTTGATGCAGCCTGAGCTTCAATATCACTCTTGTTGTTTTTGCCCACATAATTGATTTATGGGTGATGGTCTAAAATGGTATAtttaaaagagagagaaaccaCTGCAATAACCCCCTTCTTGTAACTTGCATtgcccatt
The genomic region above belongs to Salvia hispanica cultivar TCC Black 2014 chromosome 3, UniMelb_Shisp_WGS_1.0, whole genome shotgun sequence and contains:
- the LOC125212221 gene encoding transcription initiation factor IIB-2-like, which codes for MMSDTFCPDCKRNTEVVCDHAAGDTVCSECGLVLEARSIDETSEWRTFADDSGDHDPNRVGGPVNPLLGDAALSTVISRAPNGSNVDSSLTRLQNRGGDPDRALLMAFKAISSMADRLSLVTTIKDRASEIYKRLEDQKCTRGRNLEALVGACIYIACRQEGKARTVKEICSIVVGATKKEIGRAKEFIVKQLEKGDSMHLVTIRPGDYLRRFCSNLGMSNEEVKAVQETVQKAGNFDIRRSPISIAAAIIFMITQISEVKKPLRDISLATTVAEGTIKNAYKDLYPHAAKIIPEWYSKERDLKNLSSPRS